In Bacteroidales bacterium, one DNA window encodes the following:
- a CDS encoding radical SAM protein, which yields MKKKENYQKFLSIDLTKNCTNNCLFCVVEGRSGKATDQEFSDVEKFLRFYKSHGFDSVNLHGGEPTIYKRFKDLIILINELGYKDITVQTNGCRLENEEFVSFLIKNRVTLFVVSFHDCDKESHNTLTKNPKSFDQATNGIKTVLRLGGDVRTNTVLVKDNYKRVTQIVDFLYDLNVKKFNISSLNPYWLWLEKQQELFDQLVPSYQELSPHLCEMLDKYATKDVKITLEGFPYCLFPGYDDYNLYSYTREITLLSDFEKSIIDYENFLNENGIRLKRQECQKCIKNNQCRGVWKGYLKNKGWAEFQPISLQSTVNK from the coding sequence ATGAAAAAAAAGGAGAATTATCAGAAATTCCTAAGCATCGATCTTACTAAAAACTGCACCAACAATTGCCTTTTTTGCGTAGTTGAAGGGAGAAGTGGAAAAGCAACCGATCAGGAGTTCAGTGATGTCGAAAAATTTTTAAGATTTTATAAATCTCATGGATTCGATTCTGTTAACCTACATGGCGGCGAACCTACTATATATAAAAGATTTAAAGATCTAATCATTTTAATTAACGAACTTGGTTATAAAGATATTACTGTTCAAACAAATGGATGCAGGTTAGAAAATGAAGAATTCGTTTCCTTTTTAATAAAGAATAGAGTAACTCTTTTTGTTGTATCATTTCATGATTGTGACAAAGAAAGTCACAACACACTTACTAAAAACCCCAAGTCTTTTGATCAGGCTACAAATGGTATAAAAACGGTTCTTCGTCTGGGGGGAGATGTTAGAACAAACACTGTTTTAGTTAAAGATAATTATAAAAGGGTTACACAAATAGTAGATTTTTTGTATGATCTAAATGTAAAAAAATTTAATATCTCTAGTCTTAATCCTTATTGGCTATGGCTTGAGAAACAGCAGGAGCTTTTTGATCAACTCGTACCAAGCTATCAGGAGTTGAGTCCCCATTTATGTGAAATGCTTGATAAATATGCAACCAAGGATGTTAAAATAACCTTGGAAGGATTTCCTTATTGTTTATTTCCAGGATACGATGATTATAATCTTTATTCATATACAAGGGAAATAACTTTATTATCTGATTTTGAAAAGAGTATCATTGATTATGAAAATTTCCTTAATGAAAATGGTATAAGGTTGAAACGGCAAGAGTGTCAAAAATGTATTAAAAACAATCAATGCAGAGGGGTCTGGAAGGGTTATTTAAAAAATAAAGGTTGGGCTGAATTCCAACCAATAAGCTTACAGTCAACCGTTAACAAATAA
- a CDS encoding radical SAM protein has product MDSRRYLNILMLKITNRCNNRCIFCCDRKSHETIKDLNIDAITKCLDEQKQNFEVVHVIGGEPTMHPNFKQLIVNINNAGYKEIVLETNASLLNQPLINFLLNNKVKTFIVGSHTTSDQLYFNLTGNKNGLRNSFNGIKKTILSGGKVIVNIAVQKKNYKELKEIVASLNAIGVNDFVICSVIPPLFLDYSREEIFPVFSDIYPYILDTITSYKQVNFTLQYFPYCVIKNLEIYRNDSSQGAIHYIDINGILTPMKLDWTSHLTIKREECIKCKYNNVCNGVFKEYIDFMGWDEFLPVINEIKN; this is encoded by the coding sequence ATGGATTCGCGTAGATATTTAAATATCTTGATGCTAAAAATAACCAACAGATGCAATAACCGATGCATATTTTGTTGTGATCGAAAAAGTCATGAAACTATTAAAGATTTAAATATTGATGCAATTACGAAATGTTTAGATGAGCAGAAACAAAACTTTGAAGTTGTGCATGTAATTGGCGGAGAACCTACAATGCATCCAAACTTTAAACAATTAATTGTGAATATTAATAATGCAGGATACAAAGAAATAGTACTCGAAACAAATGCATCTCTTTTAAATCAGCCATTAATTAATTTTTTACTTAACAACAAAGTAAAAACGTTTATAGTAGGGTCACACACTACCTCAGATCAATTGTATTTTAATTTAACCGGTAATAAAAACGGGTTGAGAAATTCTTTTAATGGAATTAAAAAAACTATCCTTTCAGGAGGAAAAGTTATCGTAAATATTGCCGTTCAGAAGAAGAACTATAAGGAACTAAAAGAAATAGTAGCTTCATTAAATGCAATTGGAGTTAATGATTTTGTAATCTGCTCGGTTATACCACCATTATTTCTTGATTACTCCCGCGAAGAGATTTTTCCCGTTTTTTCTGATATCTATCCTTACATTTTAGATACTATAACATCATACAAACAGGTAAATTTTACGTTACAATATTTTCCTTATTGTGTTATAAAAAACCTTGAAATTTATAGGAATGATAGTTCGCAAGGAGCAATTCATTATATTGATATTAATGGCATCTTAACTCCAATGAAACTTGATTGGACGTCCCATTTAACAATAAAAAGGGAAGAATGCATTAAATGTAAGTATAATAATGTATGTAATGGGGTTTTTAAAGAATATATTGATTTTATGGGATGGGATGAATTTTTACCTGTTATTAACGAAATAAAAAATTAA
- a CDS encoding ABC transporter permease subunit: MIEVCLFQIRDNFKNLKFVISFLLIVILFILNALFFSFRTENRLIEYNKIEKSSEGAIRDASSRLNDLIFINHLLIKKPLNSEFIINGNQDIFPDGFTLNVKSINLPEKVFHDNEGNSNLPPIDWFFIISIILLFLIFTLTYDSISGEKELGTFKLVFSNSINKLEFLIGKIAGISMSVMIPILLGILLNIFIIIILGKITFDSKLLVQVFFLIFYTTFYVMFFVTLGMFISFISNNSLKSLIICSLLWIVLVVIIPVIVKITITNLYEIPSKNDYEIELQEADNRLVEFLSKYEAGSRGIEAGKIDDYKKEKGEALAQQELANLKQKITNTYIEKKFSQANLFYNILSISPVYLFQSTLEKLFGTGLERDKKIYKEAREFQLTLINFYKNEDIKDASSPNVHFLYNYLSAKGINYSNIPKFKENVDSTANLILKSSSAFVFLFLEFVIILGVICILFLKAVLS; encoded by the coding sequence ATGATTGAGGTTTGCCTTTTTCAAATACGCGACAATTTTAAAAACCTAAAATTCGTTATTTCATTTTTACTCATAGTTATTCTATTTATATTAAATGCACTGTTTTTTTCTTTTAGAACAGAAAACAGACTAATTGAATATAATAAAATAGAAAAATCATCTGAAGGTGCAATCCGAGATGCCTCCAGTCGATTGAATGATCTCATATTTATTAATCATTTATTAATAAAAAAGCCACTTAACAGTGAATTTATTATTAATGGAAATCAAGATATATTTCCTGATGGTTTTACCCTCAATGTTAAAAGTATAAATTTACCCGAAAAAGTATTTCACGACAATGAAGGAAACTCTAATCTACCTCCTATTGATTGGTTTTTTATTATTTCAATTATTCTACTTTTCTTAATTTTTACATTAACCTATGACTCAATTTCCGGAGAAAAGGAATTAGGAACATTTAAACTTGTCTTTTCGAATAGTATTAACAAACTCGAATTTTTAATAGGCAAAATTGCTGGGATTAGTATGTCCGTTATGATTCCCATACTACTTGGAATTCTTCTGAACATATTTATAATAATTATTTTAGGCAAAATAACATTTGATTCTAAATTACTTGTTCAGGTATTCTTCCTAATTTTCTATACAACGTTCTATGTAATGTTCTTTGTAACCCTTGGAATGTTCATTTCATTTATTTCTAATAACTCCCTAAAATCCCTAATTATTTGTTCTTTATTATGGATTGTATTAGTAGTTATTATTCCTGTTATTGTAAAAATAACGATAACTAATCTGTATGAAATCCCCTCAAAAAATGATTATGAAATTGAATTACAGGAGGCCGATAACAGATTGGTAGAATTTCTCTCTAAATATGAGGCTGGTTCAAGGGGGATTGAAGCAGGAAAAATAGATGATTACAAAAAGGAAAAAGGAGAGGCATTAGCACAACAGGAATTAGCAAATCTGAAACAAAAGATAACCAATACTTACATAGAGAAAAAATTTAGTCAAGCTAATTTGTTTTATAACATATTGAGCATTTCTCCTGTTTATCTTTTTCAATCTACATTAGAAAAACTATTTGGCACTGGATTAGAAAGAGATAAAAAAATTTATAAAGAAGCTCGAGAATTTCAACTAACCCTAATTAATTTCTATAAGAATGAAGATATAAAGGATGCTTCATCGCCAAATGTTCATTTCTTGTATAATTATTTATCTGCAAAAGGGATTAATTATTCAAATATTCCAAAATTTAAAGAAAATGTTGATTCCACGGCCAATCTCATCCTGAAGAGTAGCTCTGCATTTGTTTTTCTCTTTTTGGAATTTGTGATTATTCTTGGTGTAATTTGTATTTTATTTCTCAAAGCAGTGCTATCATGA
- a CDS encoding radical SAM protein, producing the protein MSFKNVPNIFLKSLDVEISTYCNIKCKFCPRSSITRSKGIMTMEMFQQLYEWIPVNMGITFSGMGEPLMNTSVVEFVRMLKKKNIKVFLKSNGLLLTPDTLKALIEAEIFHIQISLITGEKTNFEDFEKSSDFQLLKSNLEHTLAFKNPPISLSAVQSEDISNTNSIHKFAQLLNLPLFINKLHSRGGELYSIKEETAKDVNNSFCEIFPYISFITWDGNILSCCHDVRGKSILGNILEIGYLELENKKKEVIKRSEWFPFCSQCDDELRYTFSQNLVAKDLLTSFQTKKTKLI; encoded by the coding sequence ATGAGTTTTAAAAATGTTCCTAACATTTTTCTAAAAAGTTTAGATGTTGAAATTTCTACGTATTGCAACATAAAGTGTAAATTTTGTCCTAGAAGCTCCATAACTCGGTCAAAAGGAATTATGACAATGGAGATGTTTCAACAATTATATGAGTGGATACCGGTTAATATGGGTATAACCTTTTCTGGAATGGGAGAACCTTTGATGAATACAAGTGTTGTAGAATTTGTAAGAATGCTCAAAAAAAAAAACATTAAGGTTTTTCTTAAAAGTAATGGCCTCTTGTTAACACCAGATACTCTTAAAGCCCTTATAGAAGCAGAGATATTTCATATTCAGATAAGCTTAATTACAGGAGAAAAAACAAATTTTGAGGATTTTGAAAAAAGTTCAGATTTTCAATTATTGAAAAGCAACTTAGAACACACTTTAGCTTTTAAAAACCCTCCCATAAGTTTAAGTGCTGTGCAATCGGAAGATATATCAAATACTAATAGCATTCATAAATTTGCGCAATTACTTAACTTACCGTTGTTTATAAATAAGTTGCATTCCAGGGGTGGTGAACTATATTCAATCAAAGAGGAAACAGCAAAGGATGTGAATAACTCGTTTTGTGAAATTTTTCCATATATTTCATTTATTACATGGGATGGAAATATTTTAAGTTGTTGTCATGATGTGCGAGGCAAATCAATACTAGGAAACATATTAGAGATTGGTTATTTGGAATTGGAAAATAAGAAAAAAGAAGTTATAAAGAGGTCGGAATGGTTTCCATTTTGTTCTCAATGCGATGACGAATTAAGATATACCTTTTCGCAAAATTTAGTAGCAAAAGATTTGTTAACAAGTTTTCAAACGAAGAAAACAAAACTCATTTAA
- a CDS encoding class I SAM-dependent methyltransferase produces MNNKEDYLKILKDFCFTSHNIELQDDITTFTISNNSKKGSQYLKNVIGINYSDVPVMSEMPTYKAIKDLLKLVGFEKNKSNLKLLDLGCLEGGYAVEFARNGFQKVIGIEGRKSNFEKCEAVAHFLNLNNLEFRHDDVKNIKDYKESFDVVLCLGLLYHLDSPIEFLQTINNLLSDNGILFLETHYAPKNQNEHENFFLKNVYPDKKLYEVKYQNETYEGCWWFEYKSDTPDHKQHPWSAVSNDKSFVPTYQSLVNGIFNTGYKTIYVIQSPIITELEKTWYRILFACFKNT; encoded by the coding sequence ATGAATAACAAAGAAGATTATTTAAAGATTCTTAAAGATTTTTGTTTTACATCTCATAATATTGAACTACAAGACGATATTACAACTTTTACAATATCAAACAATAGCAAAAAAGGTTCTCAATATTTAAAAAATGTAATCGGAATAAATTATTCCGATGTTCCTGTAATGTCAGAAATGCCAACATATAAAGCCATAAAAGATTTGTTAAAGCTAGTTGGTTTTGAAAAAAATAAGAGTAATCTTAAATTATTGGATTTGGGTTGTTTAGAAGGAGGTTACGCAGTTGAATTTGCTCGAAATGGTTTCCAAAAAGTAATTGGAATTGAGGGACGCAAATCTAATTTCGAGAAATGCGAAGCTGTTGCTCATTTTTTAAACCTTAATAATCTTGAGTTTAGGCATGACGATGTAAAAAATATTAAAGATTATAAAGAATCCTTTGATGTAGTTTTATGCTTAGGGCTATTGTATCATTTAGATTCTCCTATTGAATTTTTACAAACTATTAATAATTTGCTATCTGATAATGGTATATTATTTCTGGAAACACATTATGCTCCAAAGAATCAAAATGAACATGAAAATTTCTTTTTAAAGAATGTTTATCCTGATAAAAAACTGTATGAAGTAAAATATCAAAACGAAACATATGAAGGATGTTGGTGGTTTGAATATAAAAGCGATACACCTGATCATAAACAACATCCGTGGAGTGCCGTAAGCAATGATAAATCTTTTGTGCCCACATATCAGTCCTTAGTAAATGGAATTTTTAATACAGGATATAAAACTATATATGTAATTCAATCTCCAATAATAACTGAACTTGAAAAAACTTGGTATAGAATTCTTTTTGCTTGTTTTAAAAATACTTAA
- a CDS encoding NTP transferase domain-containing protein, with protein sequence MENLDFGVILAAGSGSRLYPLTKFFPKITLPIFDKPLIVHHFEILHSIGIKKVYIVVSGNNHGMITEVLKKTNHADIDYDFINQDYLGGTGHALWLLKNQLENSRFILLLGDEYYNDITSFKKIRECEDENILGIVEYDDVETIMSGCNVIINNNYITRLKEKPKENEIEGKWCWDGSVVLNPIIFEVLDEMIKSNHKEKGELCIVKAMQIMLDRNIPISTIKKTCANINITSDIDLLKANFIECTKKYDSTHILDILKKTIKTH encoded by the coding sequence ATGGAAAACCTTGACTTTGGAGTGATACTTGCCGCTGGTAGTGGAAGTAGATTGTACCCCTTAACTAAGTTTTTCCCAAAAATAACTCTGCCAATCTTTGATAAGCCACTTATCGTGCATCATTTTGAGATTTTGCATTCAATTGGCATTAAGAAGGTTTATATAGTCGTTTCTGGTAATAATCATGGTATGATTACCGAAGTTTTGAAAAAAACTAATCACGCCGATATTGATTATGATTTTATAAACCAAGATTATTTAGGAGGAACAGGCCATGCGCTTTGGTTATTAAAAAACCAATTAGAGAACTCAAGATTTATCCTATTGCTAGGGGATGAATATTATAATGATATTACTTCGTTTAAAAAAATTAGGGAATGTGAAGATGAAAACATTCTGGGAATAGTCGAATATGATGACGTTGAAACTATTATGTCTGGCTGTAACGTAATAATTAACAACAACTACATTACTAGGTTAAAGGAAAAACCAAAGGAAAATGAAATTGAGGGTAAATGGTGTTGGGATGGTTCTGTGGTGTTAAACCCTATAATCTTTGAAGTCCTTGATGAAATGATCAAATCTAATCATAAGGAAAAAGGTGAATTATGTATCGTAAAAGCAATGCAAATAATGCTTGATAGGAATATCCCTATTTCAACAATAAAGAAGACATGCGCCAATATCAATATTACCAGCGATATTGATTTGTTAAAGGCGAATTTCATTGAATGTACCAAAAAGTATGACAGTACTCATATATTGGATATTTTAAAAAAGACCATTAAGACTCATTAG
- a CDS encoding ABC transporter ATP-binding protein has translation MIFNNIKIKLFLKFYTFLKPYKAALIFILLLSLITIAINILNPYLLKILVDDALMQKNKQLLVKLLILMVALGFFSTGIEFLSTYFNGLITGKIMINIRKSIFTHIIYLPQSFFLKNKIGDIVQRANNEVDNLRDFITNSLLRVIKDFIMIIGYTSALCWLNARLFLLISITLPLTIVTLRYFQPRIKKTLEQIRRKDSEILGFFIERFNSIKLIQAFNIYEEENNKLQSQLTSRFDLGMRRIKLIAFNSAIMGLVFSTVVIILFSYGGYLIINNLLTIGSLLAFLSYLLNIMSPVKDLQNLYMDVIRVSVSMERINEILATETIQKKTDSVCPFEFKDKIHFDQVSFNYNESNIIKNLNVSFIKGKTYAIVGNNGSGKSTLVNLLLRFFDPLEGSIYIDTVPIQKFDIFQLREKICYISQENYLFNDSIFENIRVGKINCSEEELIEATKKVNIYSLITSLDEEFKSRVGDQGTKLSGGEKQRIALARAFIKNADIIILDEAFASLDSESEKEILVTLKEKKKDVTIIIISHRASTIKEVDEVVYINNGTVVEQGKHEELMLKKGYYWNLFKEQMEISLV, from the coding sequence ATGATCTTTAATAACATCAAAATTAAATTATTCTTAAAGTTTTATACCTTTTTAAAACCGTATAAGGCAGCACTTATATTTATATTGTTATTATCCTTAATAACAATTGCTATCAATATTTTAAATCCATATTTATTAAAAATACTTGTGGATGATGCGTTGATGCAAAAGAATAAACAACTATTAGTTAAACTCTTGATCCTGATGGTTGCCTTAGGCTTTTTTTCTACAGGAATTGAATTTCTTAGCACTTATTTTAACGGACTCATAACCGGAAAAATAATGATCAATATAAGGAAATCCATATTTACACATATTATTTATTTACCACAGAGTTTTTTCTTGAAAAATAAAATTGGTGATATTGTTCAAAGAGCAAATAATGAGGTTGATAATTTACGCGACTTTATCACTAACAGCTTATTAAGGGTGATAAAGGATTTTATCATGATTATTGGTTATACGAGTGCCTTATGCTGGTTAAATGCACGATTATTTCTGCTTATAAGTATAACGCTTCCATTAACCATTGTTACTTTACGTTACTTTCAACCTCGAATTAAAAAGACACTTGAACAAATTAGGAGAAAAGATTCAGAAATACTTGGCTTTTTTATAGAAAGGTTTAATAGCATTAAATTGATTCAGGCATTTAATATTTATGAGGAGGAAAATAATAAACTTCAATCACAACTAACTTCCAGATTTGATCTTGGAATGAGGAGGATTAAACTAATAGCTTTTAATTCTGCCATCATGGGATTAGTATTTTCTACTGTTGTGATTATTTTATTTTCGTATGGAGGATATTTAATAATAAACAATCTGCTTACAATTGGTTCACTACTGGCTTTTTTAAGCTATTTACTAAATATTATGTCCCCTGTAAAAGATTTACAAAATCTATACATGGATGTGATCCGAGTTTCGGTTTCAATGGAAAGGATTAATGAAATACTTGCAACAGAAACAATCCAAAAAAAAACAGATTCAGTCTGTCCTTTTGAATTCAAGGATAAAATCCATTTTGATCAGGTAAGTTTCAACTATAATGAATCAAATATTATCAAGAATTTAAATGTTTCATTTATAAAAGGGAAAACTTATGCAATTGTTGGTAATAATGGTAGCGGTAAATCAACTTTAGTTAATTTGCTGTTGCGATTTTTTGACCCCTTAGAAGGTAGTATTTACATTGACACGGTACCCATACAAAAGTTTGACATCTTTCAGCTCAGAGAAAAAATCTGCTATATTTCTCAGGAAAACTATCTCTTTAATGATTCAATCTTTGAAAATATTAGAGTTGGAAAAATAAATTGTTCCGAGGAAGAACTTATAGAGGCCACAAAAAAAGTAAATATATACAGTCTTATTACTTCATTGGATGAAGAGTTTAAATCACGTGTTGGCGATCAAGGAACAAAATTGTCAGGCGGTGAAAAACAAAGAATTGCACTAGCCCGAGCGTTCATTAAAAATGCTGATATAATTATTCTTGACGAAGCTTTTGCATCACTTGACTCGGAAAGTGAAAAAGAAATACTTGTCACTTTAAAGGAGAAGAAAAAAGATGTTACTATCATAATTATTAGTCATAGGGCTAGTACAATTAAAGAAGTTGATGAGGTTGTTTATATAAACAACGGAACTGTTGTTGAGCAAGGAAAACACGAAGAATTAATGTTAAAAAAAGGATATTACTGGAATTTATTTAAAGAACAAATGGAAATTTCATTAGTATAA
- a CDS encoding radical SAM protein, whose amino-acid sequence MNVLILVAPEESSFYMGKNLPPLAVGVLQGYFRSKNHNVKSYDLSIPFKEMKHKKSYSYRKWIALFKKDSVFELINNSHLEPIEDLVGELFQNIDFTNINFVGISTGSGVSLFELHFSLLIGKYIQCKYNLPVVFGGINISHIFSFKTAFKELWELISNNFKYIFVGSGESSFEKLVSAYASGNAGEIYLTLEGAVYYKEGNVYANKQAYPSFICPDFDGFSLSYYTSYFNPENLEENIIQYFGWPFPYNNFAKDVNKIKYQKHDMKEVFLPYYFNHHCPYNCAFCSQSDKNKLSPCSKDSETVLKDIECLVSKYKTKYIHFVNNTFNYTPSFVRGFCEGIIKRNIEIYWSDCARVNNLTKELLELMYKAGCRKLVFGFETGSKKLQKYINKKLDIDQLYKVLTLCHEIGIMCDLEVIIGFPYETEDDFMDTYNFLDQNREYINYFYLNRYFVVPESLMGTYPENYNIELFEVQDYNIILNKNKNLFLRRYNYSTGDDIELSNLHIYSFNEINGRTWNEINSDINARFEKIYSLQQSFKSFIDSSKYIS is encoded by the coding sequence ATGAATGTTTTAATTTTAGTAGCTCCAGAAGAATCGTCCTTTTATATGGGGAAAAATCTACCTCCATTGGCGGTTGGAGTTTTGCAAGGTTATTTTCGATCAAAAAACCACAATGTAAAATCCTATGATCTCAGTATTCCTTTCAAGGAAATGAAACATAAAAAATCCTATAGCTATCGCAAATGGATTGCTCTTTTTAAAAAGGATTCTGTTTTCGAATTAATTAATAACTCTCATTTAGAACCAATTGAAGATTTGGTTGGTGAATTATTTCAAAACATAGACTTTACTAATATTAATTTTGTTGGGATTTCAACAGGAAGTGGAGTTTCACTTTTCGAACTCCATTTTTCTTTACTTATAGGTAAATATATTCAATGTAAGTATAATCTACCGGTTGTTTTTGGCGGAATAAATATTTCTCATATATTCAGTTTTAAAACTGCTTTTAAGGAATTATGGGAATTGATTTCAAATAATTTTAAATATATTTTTGTTGGCTCAGGTGAATCTTCATTTGAGAAATTGGTAAGTGCCTATGCTAGTGGTAATGCAGGCGAAATATATTTGACACTCGAAGGTGCTGTATATTATAAAGAAGGCAATGTTTACGCTAATAAGCAGGCTTATCCATCCTTTATTTGTCCAGACTTTGATGGCTTTTCTCTTTCATATTATACATCATATTTTAATCCTGAAAACTTAGAAGAAAATATAATTCAATATTTTGGATGGCCATTCCCTTATAACAACTTTGCAAAAGATGTGAATAAGATTAAATATCAAAAACATGATATGAAAGAAGTGTTTTTACCCTACTATTTTAATCACCATTGTCCATATAATTGTGCATTTTGTAGTCAAAGCGATAAAAACAAACTCTCCCCTTGTTCCAAAGATTCGGAAACAGTATTAAAAGATATTGAATGCTTAGTTTCAAAATATAAAACAAAATACATTCATTTTGTAAACAATACATTTAATTACACCCCTTCGTTTGTTAGGGGATTTTGTGAAGGAATAATAAAAAGAAATATAGAAATCTACTGGAGCGACTGTGCCCGTGTCAATAACTTAACAAAAGAACTACTAGAGCTGATGTATAAAGCTGGTTGTCGCAAACTTGTTTTTGGTTTTGAAACTGGAAGTAAAAAACTACAGAAATATATTAATAAAAAGTTAGATATTGATCAACTATATAAAGTTCTTACATTATGTCATGAAATAGGTATCATGTGTGATTTGGAGGTTATTATTGGATTCCCTTATGAAACAGAGGATGACTTTATGGATACATATAATTTTCTTGATCAAAACAGAGAATATATAAATTATTTTTATTTAAATAGATATTTTGTTGTACCCGAATCATTAATGGGTACTTATCCAGAAAACTACAATATCGAGTTGTTTGAAGTTCAGGACTATAATATAATATTGAATAAAAACAAAAACTTATTTTTGAGAAGGTATAACTATAGTACTGGGGATGATATAGAATTGTCGAATCTTCATATTTATTCATTTAATGAAATTAATGGCCGTACTTGGAATGAGATTAATTCTGATATCAATGCAAGATTTGAAAAAATATACTCTTTACAACAATCATTTAAATCCTTTATTGATTCATCTAAATATATATCCTAA